From the genome of Mycobacterium dioxanotrophicus, one region includes:
- the gcvH gene encoding glycine cleavage system protein GcvH yields the protein MADIANSHTVLDDRSYTEEHEWVLIVPGAALPDVPVRVGITSVAAAALGDLVFLDLPEVGATITAGETCGEVESTKTVSELYPPVSGTVTAVNTAAVDDPALVTSDPYGEGWLFEVQATAAGTLLTAAEYAAKSEA from the coding sequence ATGGCAGACATCGCCAATTCTCATACAGTCCTGGACGATCGCAGCTACACCGAGGAACACGAATGGGTGCTGATCGTGCCCGGTGCCGCATTGCCTGACGTTCCGGTGCGGGTCGGGATCACCTCCGTCGCCGCGGCGGCGCTGGGTGATCTGGTGTTCCTCGACCTGCCTGAGGTCGGAGCCACCATCACCGCGGGCGAGACCTGCGGCGAGGTGGAATCCACCAAGACCGTGTCCGAGCTGTACCCACCGGTCAGTGGCACCGTCACCGCCGTCAACACGGCCGCTGTCGACGATCCCGCCCTCGTGACGTCCGACCCCTACGGCGAGGGCTGGCTTTTCGAGGTGCAGGCGACCGCAGCGGGAACACTGCTGACCGCTGCCGAATACGCCGCGAAGAGCGAGGCCTAG
- the gcvT gene encoding glycine cleavage system aminomethyltransferase GcvT encodes MTDDHTPASPLIDEHRELGASFTDFAGWAMPLKYGSELAEHRAVRETAGLFDLSHMGEISITGPQSAATLDFALVGEASKIAVGRAKYSLMCDADGGVIDDLVVYRLADEHFLVVANAANAPTVAGELRSRAAEFDAQVDDQSTDTALIAVQGPASEAIVSSLVPENQRETVRDLKYYAVTEATVGDIDVLLARTGYTGEDGFELYVPNAHAVALWRSLLAVTTAAGGSPAGLACRDTLRLEAGMALYGHELDKATNPYEAGLGKVVRLGKEFVGRDALQQLSGQTVQRVLVGLKGSTRRAARAGYTVHHGPEGAAVGTVTSGALSPTLGYPIALAYLDTSLAEPGTVLQVDIRGNKEQFEVTPAPFYRRN; translated from the coding sequence ATGACCGACGACCACACCCCGGCTTCGCCGCTGATCGACGAACACCGGGAACTGGGCGCCAGTTTCACCGACTTCGCGGGATGGGCGATGCCACTGAAGTACGGCAGCGAACTGGCCGAGCACCGCGCGGTGCGGGAGACCGCAGGCCTGTTCGACCTCTCCCACATGGGTGAAATCTCGATCACCGGACCACAATCCGCCGCGACGCTCGATTTCGCGCTGGTCGGCGAGGCCTCCAAGATCGCCGTCGGACGCGCCAAGTACTCGCTGATGTGCGACGCCGACGGCGGCGTCATCGACGATCTGGTGGTGTACCGGCTCGCCGACGAGCACTTCCTGGTCGTCGCCAACGCCGCGAACGCCCCCACGGTGGCGGGCGAACTGCGCAGCCGGGCAGCCGAATTCGACGCCCAGGTGGACGACCAATCCACCGATACCGCACTGATCGCCGTGCAGGGCCCCGCGTCCGAAGCCATCGTGAGTTCGCTGGTGCCTGAGAATCAGCGCGAGACGGTGCGAGATCTCAAGTACTACGCGGTTACCGAGGCCACCGTGGGCGACATCGATGTGCTGCTGGCCCGCACGGGTTACACGGGGGAGGACGGCTTCGAACTCTACGTGCCCAACGCGCATGCCGTTGCCCTGTGGCGGTCCCTGCTGGCGGTCACCACTGCCGCCGGCGGGTCACCCGCAGGTCTCGCGTGCCGCGACACGCTGCGGCTGGAAGCCGGAATGGCGCTCTACGGGCACGAACTCGACAAGGCCACCAACCCCTACGAGGCGGGGCTCGGCAAGGTCGTTCGCCTGGGCAAGGAATTTGTGGGACGCGATGCACTGCAGCAGCTTTCCGGGCAGACCGTGCAGCGGGTGCTGGTGGGGCTGAAGGGCTCGACCCGGCGCGCGGCCCGGGCCGGCTACACCGTCCATCACGGTCCCGAAGGGGCCGCGGTCGGCACCGTCACCTCCGGCGCGCTGTCGCCCACCCTCGGATACCCGATCGCTCTGGCCTACCTGGACACGTCGCTCGCCGAACCGGGAACGGTTCTGCAGGTCGACATCCGCGGCAACAAAGAGCAGTTCGAAGTCACCCCGGCGCCGTTCTACCGCCGCAACTGA
- the gcvP gene encoding aminomethyl-transferring glycine dehydrogenase: protein MLDVLGYPSVDALIDAAVPSQIRSIDGLRLPAARSEEQVLDALRALADRNQTRVQMIGLGYHDTITPAVLRRNMLESPAWYTAYTPYQPEISQGRLEALLTFQTVIEDLTALPVAGASLLDEATAVMEAVLLMRRANKTSKSNRVVLDADCLPQTLAVVRGRAESVGIEVEVADLTRALPDADAFGVVFQSPGASGVVRNHAPLIAAAADRGMLTTVAADLLSLTLITAPGEQGADIAVGSAQRFGVPLFFGGPHAGYMSVRSGLERMLPGRLVGVSVDVDGKPAYRLALQTREQHIRRDKATSNICTAQALLANVAAMYAAYHGPEGLRAIATRVHGHAAALAEGLRFAGREMVHDRFFDTVMVRVPGGAHDIVDAADRAGINLRLVDADHVGISCDERTTDDIVRRVLDVFGAVPVAVGGGVALPADLLRTSDYLTHPVFHRHRSETAMLRFLRELSDKDLALDRTMIPLGSCTMKLNAAAEMEPISWPGFAGIHPYAPAAQTSGYRELIGNLEDWLAEITGYDRVSLQPNAGSQGELAGLLAINAYHRSRGDVERDVCLIPQSAHGTNAASAVLAGMRVVVVKTAPNGNIDVEDLQAKLSDHGGRVAAIMLTYPSTHGVYETEVRTVCDLVHSAGGQVYVDGANLNALVGLAKPGEFGGDVSHLNLHKTFCIPHGGGGPGVGPVAVRAHLAPFLPGDPLSVDGPAPVSAANYGSAGILPITWAYLALMGPDGLTAATKTAVLAANYLAASLADRYPVLYTGESGLVAHECILDLREITKRTGVTAEDVAKRLIDYGFHAPTLSFPVNGTLMVEPTESEDLAELDRFIAAMIGIHDEISRVDSGEWALEQSPLRQAPHTAEQVTDAEWTLPYSRQYAAYPVASLRLNKYWPPVRRIDGVHGDRNLACSCPAPEAFQTEPNLQEALV from the coding sequence TCTCGGCTACCACGACACCATCACCCCCGCCGTCCTGCGCCGCAACATGCTGGAATCGCCTGCCTGGTACACCGCGTACACGCCGTACCAACCGGAGATCTCCCAGGGCAGGCTCGAAGCGCTGCTGACCTTCCAGACGGTCATCGAGGACCTCACGGCACTGCCGGTGGCCGGTGCATCACTGCTCGACGAGGCCACCGCGGTCATGGAGGCCGTGCTGCTGATGCGCCGGGCCAACAAGACCTCGAAGTCCAATCGTGTTGTGCTCGACGCAGATTGCCTGCCCCAGACGCTCGCGGTGGTGCGCGGGCGGGCCGAGTCGGTGGGCATCGAGGTGGAGGTCGCCGACCTGACGCGGGCATTGCCCGACGCTGACGCGTTCGGCGTCGTCTTCCAATCGCCCGGCGCCAGCGGCGTCGTACGCAACCACGCCCCGCTGATCGCTGCGGCCGCCGACCGCGGCATGCTCACCACGGTCGCTGCCGATCTGCTGTCGCTGACACTCATCACGGCACCCGGCGAGCAAGGTGCCGACATCGCCGTCGGCTCGGCGCAGCGGTTCGGTGTGCCGCTGTTCTTCGGTGGCCCGCACGCCGGGTACATGTCGGTGCGCTCGGGACTGGAGCGCATGCTGCCGGGGCGGTTGGTCGGCGTCTCCGTCGACGTGGACGGCAAGCCCGCCTACCGCCTCGCACTGCAAACCCGCGAACAGCACATCCGCCGGGACAAGGCGACCAGCAACATCTGCACCGCGCAGGCGCTGCTGGCCAACGTCGCCGCCATGTACGCCGCCTACCACGGTCCGGAAGGGTTGCGCGCCATCGCAACCCGCGTGCACGGTCATGCCGCCGCGCTGGCCGAGGGGCTGCGGTTCGCGGGCCGCGAGATGGTCCACGACCGGTTCTTCGACACCGTGATGGTGCGGGTCCCCGGCGGTGCCCACGACATCGTCGACGCCGCCGACCGCGCCGGAATCAACCTGCGTCTGGTCGATGCCGACCACGTCGGCATCTCCTGCGACGAGCGCACCACCGACGACATCGTGCGGCGCGTGCTCGACGTGTTCGGTGCCGTCCCTGTCGCGGTGGGCGGCGGCGTCGCGTTGCCCGCAGACCTGCTCCGCACGTCGGATTACCTGACCCATCCGGTGTTTCACCGGCACCGTTCCGAGACCGCCATGTTGCGCTTCCTGCGGGAACTCTCGGACAAGGACCTCGCGCTGGACCGCACGATGATCCCGCTGGGTTCGTGCACCATGAAGCTCAACGCCGCCGCCGAGATGGAACCCATCAGCTGGCCCGGGTTCGCTGGTATCCATCCGTACGCCCCGGCCGCGCAGACCAGCGGCTATCGGGAGTTGATCGGCAACCTTGAGGACTGGCTGGCCGAGATCACCGGCTATGACCGGGTTTCATTGCAGCCCAACGCCGGATCGCAGGGCGAGCTCGCGGGCCTGCTGGCCATCAACGCCTACCACCGGTCCCGCGGAGACGTCGAGCGCGACGTCTGCCTCATCCCGCAATCCGCGCACGGCACCAACGCCGCGTCAGCGGTTCTGGCCGGCATGCGCGTGGTGGTGGTCAAGACCGCACCCAACGGCAACATCGATGTGGAGGACCTGCAGGCGAAGCTGTCCGACCACGGCGGGCGCGTCGCGGCCATCATGCTGACCTACCCGTCGACCCACGGCGTGTACGAGACCGAGGTGCGCACGGTGTGCGATCTCGTGCACAGCGCGGGCGGCCAGGTGTACGTCGACGGAGCCAACCTGAATGCCCTTGTCGGCCTGGCCAAACCGGGTGAGTTCGGCGGCGACGTGTCACACCTGAACCTGCACAAGACGTTCTGCATCCCGCACGGGGGTGGGGGCCCGGGCGTCGGACCGGTCGCGGTGCGGGCACACCTGGCGCCGTTCCTGCCGGGCGATCCGCTGTCCGTCGACGGTCCGGCCCCGGTGTCGGCCGCGAATTACGGGTCTGCGGGCATCCTTCCGATCACCTGGGCTTACCTGGCGCTGATGGGGCCCGACGGGCTGACGGCCGCGACCAAGACCGCGGTGCTGGCCGCCAACTATCTGGCTGCGTCGCTGGCCGACCGGTACCCGGTCCTCTACACCGGGGAGTCCGGTTTGGTCGCGCACGAGTGCATCCTGGACCTGCGCGAGATCACCAAACGCACCGGGGTGACGGCCGAGGACGTCGCAAAACGGTTGATCGACTACGGTTTCCACGCGCCGACCCTGTCGTTCCCGGTCAACGGCACCCTGATGGTGGAACCCACAGAATCGGAGGATCTGGCCGAGCTGGACCGGTTCATCGCGGCCATGATCGGCATCCACGACGAGATCAGCCGGGTCGACTCAGGAGAGTGGGCGCTGGAACAGAGCCCACTGCGGCAAGCACCCCACACCGCTGAACAGGTCACCGACGCCGAATGGACGTTGCCCTACAGCAGGCAGTACGCGGCGTATCCCGTTGCCTCCCTGCGACTCAACAAATACTGGCCGCCGGTCCGCCGCATCGACGGCGTGCACGGTGACCGCAACCTCGCCTGCTCGTGCCCAGCACCCGAGGCGTTCCAGACCGAACCGAACCTGCAGGAGGCTCTCGTATGA